One region of Xylanimonas ulmi genomic DNA includes:
- a CDS encoding HNH endonuclease signature motif containing protein: protein MPRSIALDPTRGEDLRTAEDRRREAFRADVKARLAALASVRIEDDGSFATQFADRPGLANALLGRCPLDPADLDWATSPVSNAPLEPDAVPTATLPVNVQRLVEVRGAVGVRDLDETLEAIISVRARVNALEAFEGVLLERARRQALCAEGLLNESEPMVRSAGRARRADLARRTLVAEVALATRQGEQTVSARMLTAQALVARAPRTLTTALTGDAAWANAVKVADAVADLDPRTAARLDDQVVAAAACQNTKTFARTVRRTRDRLCPTPAEVRHAEAATKRGVWTDPARDGMAYLTLLAPAPAVHAITDRLSTVARSARSEGDGRTLAQLRADVACALLLDDGTLDLRAASVMTAATKATSAVMSPSAQHAGEPAGQPTSQSTSEPTVTGRLATDRLITDATKAHLATGLPTDADDAHAGHAADYRGRTGGTAAELARIARSVRPKVYVTVPVLTLLGRVDEPALLDGDVPIDPETAREMAGLASSFTRLLTHPHTGKVLGVSAETYRPPAELRHFIKVRDTSCRFPGCTRPAATTDADHTVAHAEGGPTASSNLAHLCHRHHVLKHQARFAVRQIDDEGTLTWTTPTGRRHTTSTDLIPATIHRERPRFPDMSAPDGDEPQPPEFAEPPPDFGDPSWLADNDPPSPEFDEPLSDFSDPSWLDGDPSGQRGDPSGQHTDQPRRLGEPRSRHDVAPPRPNDASEACPHPNVEGRTIPHPDSAHSPGRPGLGDPPF, encoded by the coding sequence CCTCAGGACGGCCGAGGACCGTCGGCGCGAGGCGTTCCGCGCCGACGTCAAAGCACGCCTGGCCGCGCTCGCCTCGGTGCGGATCGAGGACGACGGCTCGTTCGCCACGCAGTTCGCGGATCGCCCTGGTCTCGCCAACGCGCTCCTCGGCCGCTGCCCCCTCGATCCCGCGGATCTTGACTGGGCGACGAGCCCCGTCTCCAACGCGCCACTTGAGCCCGACGCTGTCCCCACCGCGACGCTGCCCGTGAACGTCCAACGCCTCGTCGAGGTTCGCGGCGCCGTCGGCGTGCGTGACCTGGACGAGACCCTCGAGGCGATCATCTCCGTGCGGGCGAGGGTCAACGCGTTGGAGGCGTTCGAGGGCGTTCTGCTCGAGCGTGCGCGTCGACAGGCGTTGTGCGCGGAGGGCCTGCTCAACGAGTCCGAGCCGATGGTGCGCTCGGCGGGGCGGGCGCGCCGCGCGGATCTGGCCAGGAGGACGCTGGTCGCGGAGGTCGCCTTGGCGACGCGCCAGGGCGAGCAGACCGTCAGCGCGCGCATGCTGACCGCACAAGCGCTGGTCGCGCGGGCGCCGCGCACCTTGACCACCGCGCTCACGGGCGACGCCGCCTGGGCGAACGCCGTCAAGGTGGCCGACGCCGTCGCTGACCTCGACCCGCGGACAGCGGCTCGCCTGGACGACCAGGTCGTGGCCGCGGCAGCGTGCCAGAACACGAAGACGTTCGCCCGCACGGTGCGGCGCACGCGGGACCGGCTGTGCCCGACGCCCGCCGAGGTCCGTCATGCGGAGGCTGCGACCAAACGCGGCGTGTGGACCGATCCGGCGCGCGACGGCATGGCCTACCTGACCCTGCTCGCTCCCGCGCCGGCGGTGCACGCGATCACCGACCGCCTCTCGACCGTCGCGCGGTCGGCTCGCTCCGAAGGCGATGGGCGCACGCTCGCCCAACTGCGCGCCGACGTCGCCTGCGCGCTCCTGCTCGACGACGGCACGCTCGACCTGCGCGCGGCATCCGTGATGACCGCCGCGACGAAGGCGACGTCAGCCGTCATGTCCCCCTCGGCCCAGCACGCAGGTGAGCCCGCAGGTCAGCCCACCAGCCAGTCCACCTCCGAGCCCACTGTCACGGGGCGCCTCGCCACCGACCGCCTCATCACTGACGCCACCAAGGCCCACCTCGCCACCGGTCTCCCCACGGACGCCGACGACGCGCACGCGGGTCACGCGGCGGACTACCGCGGGCGTACCGGCGGCACGGCCGCAGAGTTGGCGCGCATCGCGCGCTCGGTGCGGCCGAAGGTCTACGTCACGGTCCCGGTGCTGACCCTGCTGGGCCGCGTCGACGAGCCCGCCTTGCTCGACGGCGACGTCCCGATCGATCCGGAGACGGCCCGCGAGATGGCGGGTCTGGCGTCGTCGTTCACGCGGCTGCTGACCCACCCGCACACCGGCAAGGTCCTGGGGGTGAGCGCTGAGACGTATCGGCCTCCGGCAGAACTGCGCCACTTCATCAAGGTGCGTGACACCAGTTGCCGCTTCCCGGGGTGCACGCGCCCCGCGGCCACGACGGACGCCGATCACACGGTCGCTCATGCCGAAGGCGGGCCGACGGCGTCCAGCAACCTCGCCCACCTGTGCCACCGACACCATGTGCTCAAGCACCAAGCCCGGTTCGCCGTCCGCCAGATCGATGACGAGGGAACCTTGACCTGGACTACCCCGACAGGGCGGCGCCACACCACCTCCACCGACCTGATCCCGGCGACCATCCACCGCGAGCGCCCACGGTTCCCGGACATGAGCGCGCCCGACGGCGACGAGCCACAGCCCCCAGAGTTCGCCGAGCCACCGCCAGACTTCGGCGACCCGTCATGGCTCGCCGACAACGACCCGCCGTCACCAGAGTTCGATGAGCCACTGTCAGACTTCAGCGACCCGTCATGGCTCGACGGCGACCCGAGTGGGCAGCGCGGCGACCCGAGTGGGCAGCACACCGACCAGCCTCGGCGCCTCGGCGAGCCGCGTTCGCGCCACGACGTCGCGCCCCCGCGCCCAAACGACGCGAGCGAAGCGTGCCCTCACCCGAACGTCGAGGGCCGCACGATCCCGCACCCCGATAGCGCGCACTCGCCCGGTCGCCCCGGTCTCGGTGACCCGCCGTTCTAG